The Candidatus Nanosynbacter featherlites DNA window ACTGTTTGACGAGGAGTTTGGCGGAAGCTAGCGGTGCGTGAAGCGGCATGGTGATACGAATACGACCGTTTGGTGCGATACGCAAACTGACGCGACTGGCTAATGCGCGCCTGGTGACAGTGATCTCGCCAAATTCAGAATCAGTGATGGTTGGCATCGAACCCTCCGTCTACTGTACGCGAACGCGCCCGCCAATTGACCGTGGCTGAGTACGTATAGAAGCAGCTGGACGGGTGGCGTCGCTGAGTTTTTTCAAAAGCGTCTTTGCCTGCGTATTGTAAGTGTGGCGGCCACTGATGACCATGTAAGGCTCGCTAGCGTGTGGTGGTGAGAAAGTTCGTAATTTCTGTTCGAACAGTGCTTCATCGCCGTTGTGTGAACGGAGCCATCTAGCTCTGGACATGGCAGGATCAGTCTGCACCCACACAAACAATGGCTTAAATCCAGCCTCACGAGCGACTTTGGCGATGTCGGAACGCCAAGCACGCTTTTCGGTGTTGCCGTCGAAAATGATTGTCTGTCTTGGCTTGAGTAACTCTCGAAGTAAGTCAACCGCAGTCTTGTGAATGAGCGCGTCATCACTCGACAATTCACGCAGCGTGTCACTGCTTAACATTGGCGCATTGAACATTTTGGCAAATTCAGTCGCAAACTGTGTTTTTCCCGCCCCCGGTGCGCCGACCATGATAATCAAGTGCGGCGAAGATAACTGCAATGGTTTCATGAAATCAGTATACCACACGCCTGGTGAGAAAAAAACAGAGGGAAAACCTCTGCTATTTTATGGCTCTACGGCTCTATGGCAGGGGAGACAGGACTCGAACCTGCGACACCCGGTTTTGGAGACCGGTGCTCTACCAACTGAGCTACTCCCCTGTGTCTTGGCGTTATTTTACATGATTTTTCCGTCCTCGGCAACTCATTTTGGGTGATTTGAGGAGGCTATCTGACAGGTCGCTGCGTGAAATACTCCTGAAAAACCGTGAAAAACTATTGAAAAAACATAAGCATCGTTTTATGATAAATAGTAGGTATGAAAATATTGATGCTTGGGTGGGAATTACCTCCGCATAATAGCGGAGGGTTAGGCGTCGCATGTTATCAGATGTCACGGGCACTAGCTGACTGTGGTGTGGATATTGATTTTGTTGTGCCCTACTCCGCTGAGCATCCGAATATTGATTTCATGAATGTGCACGCAGCGACGCACTTGGAAGCCTCAAAAGATGGCTTTGGTGCCTATGATGATTTGGGCACTTCGGACAAGCAAGCGCATGATTGCGGGCTGGGCGGTATGCGGGCGGTGCAGCGACGATATAACTGCTTTGTGAAAGAATTTGTCAAACAGCATCCTCCAGATGCTATTCACGCTCACGACTGGTTAACCATGGAAGCGGGCATCATCGCTAAACAGCAGTGTAATGCGCCGTTGATCGTGCATGTGCATGCGACCGAATTTGACCGTTCTGGTGAGAATGAAGGCAATCCATTGGTACATGAAATCGAGCAGCAAGGGTTGTTGATGGCTGACCGAATCATCGCCGTGAGCCACATCACCAAAGATATCATTGTCAAGAATTATCATATTCCACCAGAGAAAATCGAAGTTGTCTACAATGCCATTGACCTGGATGAACTGCCACCACACGAATACGACCAAGGCACCTATCAATACTTGGAAGACCTGAAAAAAGAAGGCTATATCATCGTTGGCGCATTGACCAGGTTGACAGTGCAAAAAGGTTTGACCTATCTGATTCGGGCGGTGGCTGAGGCCATAAAGCAGCATCAGAAAATTGCGTTACTGCTGAGTGGTAGTGGCGAGCAGCGCGACGAACTGGTTGCTTTGGCAGCGCACCTGGGCATTAGTGACAAAGTGGTCTTTACGGGTTTTGTGCGCGGTCGGCAGTGGCGCGATGCCTATCATCTGATCGACGTATTTGTCATGAGTTCAGTGTCAGAACCGTTTGGACTGACGGCGTTAGAAGCGGCGCATCATGACACAGCACTACTCATCAGTCGCCAGTCTGGCGTCGGCGAAGTGCTGCACAACATTTTACGATTTGACTATTGGGATACTAACAAATTGGCACGACAAATTGTCATGCTGGCGCGCTCGCCTGCTCTTTTGAAAATTCTCAAGGAGGATGTGAAAACAGAATATGCCCAACTGTCCTGGCATGACGCGGCTCAGCATTGTTTGAAATTGTACGAGCAGGCTCGAATAAAAGGCGGTGGTGCATGAGCCGTCCAGCGATTACCCTGTACTTGCACGCCCACCAGCCATGGCGCGTTCGCAGTTATGGTGCACTCGATACAGCAAATCGTCATGATTATTTCAGTGGTGACGGCGACCAGGATAATAAAGAGATTTTTCTGAAAGTAGCCAACAAATCG harbors:
- a CDS encoding AAA family ATPase encodes the protein MKPLQLSSPHLIIMVGAPGAGKTQFATEFAKMFNAPMLSSDTLRELSSDDALIHKTAVDLLRELLKPRQTIIFDGNTEKRAWRSDIAKVAREAGFKPLFVWVQTDPAMSRARWLRSHNGDEALFEQKLRTFSPPHASEPYMVISGRHTYNTQAKTLLKKLSDATRPAASIRTQPRSIGGRVRVQ
- a CDS encoding glycosyltransferase family 4 protein — translated: MLGWELPPHNSGGLGVACYQMSRALADCGVDIDFVVPYSAEHPNIDFMNVHAATHLEASKDGFGAYDDLGTSDKQAHDCGLGGMRAVQRRYNCFVKEFVKQHPPDAIHAHDWLTMEAGIIAKQQCNAPLIVHVHATEFDRSGENEGNPLVHEIEQQGLLMADRIIAVSHITKDIIVKNYHIPPEKIEVVYNAIDLDELPPHEYDQGTYQYLEDLKKEGYIIVGALTRLTVQKGLTYLIRAVAEAIKQHQKIALLLSGSGEQRDELVALAAHLGISDKVVFTGFVRGRQWRDAYHLIDVFVMSSVSEPFGLTALEAAHHDTALLISRQSGVGEVLHNILRFDYWDTNKLARQIVMLARSPALLKILKEDVKTEYAQLSWHDAAQHCLKLYEQARIKGGGA